CAGTATTCTTCTGCATTAAAGCCATTAGCCTTCAAATTACTTCTTGCCAGAAGTTTACTCTGCTGCTTCTTCTCCGCTAAGTACATCATGAAGAATTACTGCAAGGTAATCCATCGCATTGTAAGCTTCTTCCACTGTATTTTTATCTGTTCCTACTTCTGCGAGAATGGATTTTTTGCGTAAATGTAAGTTATAACGATAAGCATGAAGATAATTCCGGTACATTAAACCGGGATATAATTCTCTGCCCTTTAACTGTAATTGGAGGCTAAATGCCAAATTATCCTGAAGATTAGGATTGTTAAGGTAGGCAATTTCTCCTTTAGCATTACGGCTTAATCCATTAAAAAGCATGATTTGAGCAGTATTGCTTCCATTGATATTTGCCACTCTTTTATTAGCCCCGTCTCTATGGATATCAATTACAACCTCTATCTCAGGATTTTTTTCCAGAATTTTTTTAACTCCTTCTCCTGCATAATTATAGGCAAGATTTCTATCCAGAGTACCTCCCATAATATCATATTGAGTTTTATCATGGATTACATTATAGCCGTAATTTTCTTTCAGCAATTTAGTTAAATAGGTACCCAGCCCCACCACTGTATCAGCTTCTTTCCCTTTCCTGCTGTCACTAAATCCTTCCTGAGAGTGGGTATGATAAATCAATATCTGTGGTTTGTCCGGAACCGCCTTTAAAGTCATATCTTTTCCTAATAATTTCTTAGCGTCAAACAACTCATCATTCACAGTTGTTGCTGAATCAACGATATAAAAGTTATTGTATAAAAACTGGCGCTTTACTAACTGCTCCACCGTAAAATGCTCTCCATTAATAGAACCCAGTGTCTCTGCTGCATTGTGGGGAACTGTAGCATCTTCTACTTCCAAGTACACTTCTCCGCTGATAATATCTATCGGTATAAAATCATTGGTATTCCCGGCAGCTGAGGTCCCAGTACTAAGAGCTGCAGCCACATCCGTTTCGTCAGTATTTGCCAGAACATTGGATTTCTCCCTCTCAATTCCTTCTAGTATCATTTCCACATACCTGTCATTATTAAACAAGAACCCCTTTGCCAGCGTATTTGTATTAGTTATTTTATTTTCTATGTAATTACTGTAACTGCCGTCATTGGCCTTCGCTATGTACTCATTAATAGGAAATGCACGAATCATTGTATTTAATATAAAATTGTTGCTTTTACTCTCCTCATCAGAGGTTATATAGTCCATAATCGGTATATTAGAAGTCACCATATAATCTGAAATGGACGAAATCATTCTTGCACCTAACGATTTTGCGGATTTTGCCGCTGAATCTCCTCCTAGTATGCGAATTCCTTTTGTAAGTACATTAAGACTTAGGATTAATATAACACTCCATAAAATTATATGAAATAGCCTTGCCGCCCTATATCTATATCTTCTCATATTAATAGCCATGCCCTTTCCAATACCTGCATTACTTTGGATTGCAGGCACATATTTAGGTTTGAAAAATGCAAAGTATCTTTAAACTAACTCCCTCTGTATACTCTATACATACTTGGGCTGCACTTGTACCCCCTGAAAGTCAGGATTACGCCCTACTTACACTCAAATTCCCATGGTGTGTTTTACATATGAACAAGCTTTCTTTACATAAACACCACATTCTATCATATGCAAATATTTGATTTCTGATAACACTTCAAAAGTAATTTAAGAAAAATTTAAGACATGCTCTGGCAGCTTATACTTTATTTCATAAGAATTAATGCTAACTGCCAGAACTAGTTTTCAAACGATTAATTTCAAAAGAATTTCAGGTTATGATTTGTTATGCAAAACATTTATTAAGTGCTTCTGAGATAGTGAAGCTGATTCGTTTAATGGATTCATCTATATTTTTGGGAGTAACAAACATATTATTCATACTTTGCCCCGCCAACTCACTTGTAAACTGGCCGATTT
The nucleotide sequence above comes from Anaerocolumna cellulosilytica. Encoded proteins:
- the spoIIP gene encoding stage II sporulation protein P encodes the protein MAINMRRYRYRAARLFHIILWSVILILSLNVLTKGIRILGGDSAAKSAKSLGARMISSISDYMVTSNIPIMDYITSDEESKSNNFILNTMIRAFPINEYIAKANDGSYSNYIENKITNTNTLAKGFLFNNDRYVEMILEGIEREKSNVLANTDETDVAAALSTGTSAAGNTNDFIPIDIISGEVYLEVEDATVPHNAAETLGSINGEHFTVEQLVKRQFLYNNFYIVDSATTVNDELFDAKKLLGKDMTLKAVPDKPQILIYHTHSQEGFSDSRKGKEADTVVGLGTYLTKLLKENYGYNVIHDKTQYDIMGGTLDRNLAYNYAGEGVKKILEKNPEIEVVIDIHRDGANKRVANINGSNTAQIMLFNGLSRNAKGEIAYLNNPNLQDNLAFSLQLQLKGRELYPGLMYRNYLHAYRYNLHLRKKSILAEVGTDKNTVEEAYNAMDYLAVILHDVLSGEEAAE